Proteins from a genomic interval of Burkholderia cepacia GG4:
- a CDS encoding TetR/AcrR family transcriptional regulator: MKDKPAQGPRGLDKDAIVAAALALLEEVGEAAFSVRKLAQSVGCDPMSVLYHFKSKDGLSRAIANALSRSLVPVDPSLPWRERLRDLARQYRALALRHPAAFALLQRHMSTGPADLAHIEAVHRALLDAGVARTALPSVCVGWYASVIGLAAAEAGGLTRPANDVELAEMNALSDTAHPLVKSAAPLYARLDPAAVHDTMLDVLLDGIAQHARAV; the protein is encoded by the coding sequence ATGAAAGACAAACCCGCCCAGGGCCCGCGCGGCCTCGACAAGGACGCGATCGTCGCGGCTGCGCTCGCGCTGCTCGAAGAGGTCGGCGAAGCCGCGTTCAGCGTGCGCAAGCTCGCGCAGTCGGTTGGCTGCGACCCGATGAGCGTGCTGTATCACTTCAAGTCGAAGGACGGGCTGAGCCGCGCGATCGCCAACGCGCTGTCGCGCTCGCTCGTGCCGGTCGACCCTTCACTGCCGTGGCGCGAGCGGCTGCGCGATCTCGCGCGCCAGTACCGCGCGCTCGCGCTGCGCCACCCGGCCGCGTTCGCGCTGCTGCAGCGCCATATGAGCACCGGCCCGGCCGATCTCGCGCACATCGAGGCCGTGCATCGTGCGCTGCTCGATGCCGGCGTGGCGCGCACCGCGCTGCCGTCCGTGTGCGTCGGCTGGTATGCGAGCGTGATCGGGCTCGCCGCCGCCGAGGCCGGCGGCCTCACGCGGCCCGCGAACGACGTCGAGCTCGCGGAGATGAACGCGCTGTCCGACACGGCGCACCCGCTCGTCAAATCGGCCGCCCCGCTCTATGCGCGGCTCGACCCGGCCGCCGTGCACGACACGATGCTCGACGTGCTGCTCGACGGCATCGCGCAGCACGCACGCGCGGTCTGA
- a CDS encoding gluconokinase, protein MILIAMGVSGAGKSRIGEMLAERLSCSYTDGDAFHSAANKEKMHHGIPLTDDDRWPWLGTIREAIEAKQRAGETAVFTCSSLKRSYRDVLRGTDTDVRFVYLKGSFEVLHERLKTRTGHFFDPSLLKSQLDTLEEPGPDEAIVVSIELTPEQIVDEVMVKIGLAQQH, encoded by the coding sequence ATGATTCTGATCGCAATGGGCGTGTCGGGCGCGGGCAAGTCGCGAATCGGCGAAATGCTGGCGGAACGCCTGTCGTGCAGCTATACCGACGGCGACGCGTTTCACAGCGCGGCGAACAAGGAAAAGATGCACCACGGCATTCCGCTGACCGACGACGACCGCTGGCCGTGGCTGGGCACGATCCGCGAGGCCATCGAGGCCAAGCAGCGTGCCGGCGAGACGGCCGTGTTCACGTGCTCGTCGCTGAAGCGGTCGTACCGCGACGTGCTGCGCGGCACCGACACCGACGTGCGGTTCGTGTATCTGAAGGGCTCGTTCGAGGTCTTGCACGAGCGCCTGAAGACCCGCACCGGCCATTTCTTCGATCCGTCGCTGCTGAAAAGCCAGCTCGACACGCTCGAGGAACCGGGCCCGGACGAAGCGATCGTGGTCAGCATCGAGCTGACGCCCGAACAGATCGTCGATGAAGTGATGGTGAAGATCGGCCTCGCGCAGCAGCACTGA
- a CDS encoding GntP family permease, whose translation MGAVQGSMLLVFTLIAIAALILMIARYKIYPFLVLIIVSLGLGLVVGMPMDKIVKSFETGTGGTLGHIAIVVGLGTMLGKMMAESGGAERIATTLIDWFGEKNIHWAMMFVAIIVGLPVFFEVGFVLLIPIAFNVAKRTGKSLLVVGLPMVAGLSVVHGLIPPHPAALLAVQQYGADIGKTIAFGLIVGVPTAIIAGPLFALTISKFVKLPDNNPLAAQFVDTHTDGRKRELPSFGITLFTILLPVVLMLVGSWADLVFAPKSLPNNLLRFAGNSDVALLIAVLVSFFTFGKLQGFNRDQIQKFCGECLAPIAGITLIVGAGGGFGGVLRDSGISQQIVETAKHAHLSPLLLGWFVAALMRLATGSATVAMTTACGIVAPIAAASGAAVSPELLVLATGSGSLIFSHVNDGGFWLIKEYFGMTVGQTFKTWSLLETIISVLGLSFTLLLSLVL comes from the coding sequence ATGGGGGCTGTCCAAGGCAGCATGCTGCTCGTATTCACGCTGATCGCGATTGCCGCGCTGATCCTGATGATCGCGCGCTACAAGATCTACCCGTTCCTGGTGCTGATCATCGTTTCGCTGGGCCTGGGTCTCGTCGTCGGCATGCCGATGGACAAGATCGTCAAGTCGTTCGAAACGGGCACCGGCGGCACGCTCGGCCACATCGCGATCGTCGTCGGCCTCGGCACGATGCTCGGCAAGATGATGGCCGAATCGGGCGGCGCCGAACGGATCGCGACCACGCTGATCGACTGGTTCGGTGAAAAGAACATCCACTGGGCGATGATGTTCGTCGCGATCATCGTCGGCCTGCCGGTGTTCTTCGAAGTCGGCTTCGTGCTGCTGATCCCGATCGCGTTCAACGTCGCGAAGCGCACCGGCAAGTCGCTGCTCGTCGTCGGCCTGCCGATGGTGGCCGGCCTGTCGGTCGTGCACGGGCTGATCCCGCCGCACCCGGCCGCGCTGCTGGCCGTCCAGCAATACGGCGCCGATATCGGCAAGACGATCGCGTTCGGCCTGATCGTCGGCGTGCCGACCGCGATCATCGCCGGTCCGCTGTTCGCGCTGACGATCTCGAAGTTCGTGAAGCTGCCGGACAACAATCCGCTCGCAGCGCAGTTCGTCGATACGCACACGGACGGCCGCAAGCGCGAACTGCCGAGCTTCGGCATCACGCTGTTCACGATCCTGCTGCCCGTCGTGCTGATGCTCGTCGGCAGCTGGGCCGACCTGGTGTTCGCGCCGAAGTCGCTGCCGAACAACCTGCTGCGCTTTGCCGGCAACTCCGACGTCGCGCTGCTGATCGCCGTGCTGGTGAGCTTCTTCACGTTCGGCAAGCTGCAGGGCTTCAACCGCGACCAGATCCAGAAGTTCTGCGGCGAGTGCCTGGCGCCGATCGCCGGCATCACGCTGATCGTCGGCGCGGGCGGCGGCTTCGGCGGCGTCCTGCGCGACAGCGGGATCTCGCAGCAGATCGTCGAGACCGCGAAGCACGCGCACCTGTCGCCGCTGCTGCTCGGCTGGTTCGTCGCGGCGCTGATGCGTCTCGCGACGGGTTCCGCGACGGTCGCGATGACGACGGCCTGCGGCATCGTCGCGCCGATCGCGGCAGCGTCCGGCGCGGCGGTCAGCCCGGAGCTTCTGGTGCTCGCGACGGGCTCGGGCTCGCTGATCTTCTCGCACGTGAACGACGGCGGCTTCTGGCTGATCAAGGAATACTTCGGGATGACGGTCGGTCAGACGTTCAAGACCTGGTCGTTGCTCGAAACCATCATCTCGGTGCTCGGTCTGAGCTTTACACTGCTGCTGAGCCTGGTTTTGTAA
- the eda gene encoding bifunctional 4-hydroxy-2-oxoglutarate aldolase/2-dehydro-3-deoxy-phosphogluconate aldolase, with protein MKTIAEIVKLGPVIPVLAFDSVEQGEHVSRALHAGGVKVLEITLRTPAGLEAIQRASQLADDIVVGVGTITKPEHCAQAKRAGAKFGVSPGLTKDLHLASLDADLPLLPGVMTPSDIIQALEFGYEIVKFFPAQQAGGVPMLQAFHGPFPALKFCPTGGITVDTAPNFLKLPNVVCVGGSWLTPKAALAAQDWAEVTRLAQAASQLPR; from the coding sequence ATGAAGACGATTGCTGAAATCGTGAAGCTGGGTCCGGTGATTCCGGTGCTCGCATTCGACTCGGTCGAGCAGGGCGAACACGTGTCGCGCGCGTTGCACGCGGGCGGCGTCAAGGTGCTCGAGATCACGCTGCGCACGCCGGCCGGCCTGGAGGCGATCCAGCGCGCGAGCCAGCTCGCGGACGACATCGTCGTCGGCGTCGGCACGATCACGAAGCCCGAGCACTGCGCGCAGGCGAAGCGCGCGGGCGCGAAGTTCGGCGTGTCGCCGGGCCTGACGAAGGACCTGCACCTCGCGTCGCTCGACGCGGACCTGCCGCTGCTGCCAGGCGTGATGACGCCGAGCGACATCATCCAGGCGCTCGAGTTCGGCTACGAAATCGTCAAGTTCTTCCCCGCGCAGCAGGCCGGCGGCGTGCCGATGCTGCAGGCGTTCCACGGTCCGTTCCCGGCGCTGAAGTTCTGCCCGACGGGCGGCATCACGGTCGACACGGCGCCGAATTTCCTGAAACTGCCGAACGTCGTGTGCGTCGGCGGTTCGTGGCTCACGCCAAAGGCCGCGCTCGCCGCGCAGGACTGGGCCGAAGTCACGCGCCTCGCGCAAGCCGCGAGCCAGCTCCCGCGTTAA
- the edd gene encoding phosphogluconate dehydratase gives MTSLHPTLAKVTERVIARSQSTRSAYLQRIDGAQGKFPARGALSCANLAHGFAGLEGSDKFQIKAIREPNIGIVSSYNEMLSAHAPYKDFPDIIKAAARENGGVAQFAGGVPAMCDGVTQGNPGMELSLFSREAIAMGTAIALTHNMFDAALCLGICDKIVPGLLIGALQFGHLPTIFVPAGPMTSGLSNDDKAKIRQQFATGQVGRDALLEAESAAYHGHGTCTFYGTANSNQMLMELMGLHLPGSAFVHPHTPLRDALTAEAARRVLDLTVERGRYTPIGHVIDEKAIVNGIVALLATGGSTNHTLHLVAIARAAGVLIDWNDFDELSAVVPLLAKIYPNGKADVNHFHAAGGVAFLVRNLLEGGLLHEDVTTVAGKGLSHYTKEPKLIDGKLTWVDGTAESHDTNVLRGIRDPFQPDGGLRLMQGRLGRGVIKISAVAPEHRKVTAPAIVFDSQEAVQEAFDRGELKRDFVAVVRFQGARANGMPELHRLTPLLGVLQDQGFHVALVTDGRMSGASGKVPAVIHVSPEALLAGPLGKVKTGDTLVIDAEAGVLDIEIDAAEWHARPVAQPLHQAENEVGFGRELFGVFRAAAAPAEQGASVFGALVGETAVSVAA, from the coding sequence ATGACGTCGCTGCACCCCACTCTGGCGAAAGTCACCGAACGCGTGATCGCCCGCAGCCAATCGACCCGTTCCGCCTATCTGCAGCGCATCGACGGCGCGCAGGGCAAGTTCCCGGCGCGCGGCGCGCTGTCGTGCGCGAACCTCGCGCACGGTTTCGCGGGTCTCGAAGGCAGCGACAAGTTCCAGATCAAGGCGATCCGTGAGCCGAACATCGGCATCGTGTCCTCGTACAACGAGATGCTGTCCGCGCACGCGCCGTACAAGGATTTCCCCGACATCATCAAGGCCGCCGCGCGCGAGAACGGCGGCGTCGCGCAGTTCGCGGGCGGGGTGCCGGCGATGTGCGACGGGGTCACGCAAGGCAACCCCGGGATGGAGCTGTCGCTGTTCTCGCGCGAGGCGATCGCGATGGGCACTGCGATCGCGCTCACGCACAACATGTTCGACGCAGCGCTCTGCCTCGGCATCTGCGACAAGATCGTGCCGGGCCTCCTGATCGGCGCGCTGCAGTTCGGCCATCTGCCGACCATCTTCGTGCCGGCCGGCCCGATGACGAGCGGGCTCTCGAACGACGACAAGGCGAAGATCCGCCAGCAGTTCGCGACCGGCCAGGTCGGGCGCGACGCGCTGCTCGAAGCCGAATCGGCCGCGTATCACGGCCACGGCACCTGCACGTTCTACGGCACCGCGAACAGCAACCAGATGCTGATGGAGCTGATGGGCCTGCACCTGCCGGGTTCGGCGTTCGTCCATCCGCACACGCCGCTGCGCGATGCGCTGACCGCCGAAGCCGCGCGCCGCGTGCTCGACCTGACGGTCGAGCGCGGCCGCTACACGCCGATCGGTCATGTGATCGACGAGAAGGCGATCGTCAACGGCATCGTCGCGCTGCTCGCGACGGGCGGCTCGACCAACCACACGCTGCACCTCGTCGCGATCGCGCGCGCGGCCGGCGTGCTGATCGACTGGAACGATTTCGACGAGCTGTCGGCCGTCGTGCCGCTGCTCGCGAAGATCTACCCGAACGGCAAGGCCGACGTGAACCATTTCCACGCGGCGGGCGGCGTCGCGTTCCTGGTGCGCAACCTGCTCGAAGGCGGGCTGCTGCACGAAGACGTGACGACGGTCGCGGGCAAGGGCCTGTCGCACTATACGAAGGAGCCGAAGCTGATCGACGGCAAGCTGACGTGGGTCGACGGCACGGCCGAGAGCCACGACACGAATGTGCTGCGCGGCATTCGCGACCCGTTCCAGCCGGACGGCGGCCTGCGCCTGATGCAGGGCCGGCTCGGCCGTGGCGTGATCAAGATCTCGGCGGTCGCGCCCGAGCACCGCAAGGTGACGGCCCCCGCGATCGTGTTCGATTCGCAGGAAGCCGTGCAGGAGGCATTCGATCGCGGCGAGCTGAAGCGCGATTTCGTCGCGGTCGTGCGCTTCCAGGGCGCGCGCGCGAACGGGATGCCCGAGCTGCACCGTTTGACGCCGCTGCTCGGCGTGCTGCAGGATCAGGGCTTCCACGTCGCGCTCGTCACCGACGGCCGCATGTCCGGCGCGTCGGGCAAGGTGCCGGCCGTGATCCACGTGTCGCCGGAAGCACTGCTGGCCGGCCCGCTCGGCAAGGTGAAGACGGGCGACACGCTCGTGATCGACGCGGAAGCCGGCGTCCTCGACATCGAGATCGACGCCGCCGAGTGGCACGCGCGCCCGGTCGCGCAGCCGCTGCACCAGGCCGAGAACGAGGTCGGTTTCGGGCGCGAACTGTTCGGCGTGTTCCGCGCGGCCGCGGCACCGGCCGAGCAGGGCGCATCGGTTTTCGGCGCGCTGGTCGGCGAAACGGCCGTCAGCGTCGCTGCATGA
- a CDS encoding MurR/RpiR family transcriptional regulator, translating to MLPRIEAIRAELRPSERKLADYILAAPREVLDLAMTELSTRAGVSQPTIARFCQALGCSGFREFKIRLAQSIAPGVSSVYRDVEPDEPAPGIIGKVFDRTIGALIEVRNSLSAGSVADAIALLSNASRIEFYGAGGSGIAAQDIQHKFFRLGVPSVAYSDPHTFSMSSALLGPHDVVVAISNAGRTRDIVDAARSALACGAKVVAITQSHSPLAKLATVSLASNVAEETDVFSPMTSRMSHLAIGDILAVGVALSRGPALMERVGRAKEAITRRRIDDPTKE from the coding sequence ATGCTGCCTCGCATTGAAGCGATCCGCGCCGAGTTGCGCCCGTCCGAGCGCAAGCTCGCCGACTACATCCTCGCCGCGCCGCGCGAGGTGCTCGACCTCGCGATGACCGAGCTGTCGACCCGCGCGGGCGTCAGCCAGCCGACCATCGCGCGCTTCTGCCAGGCGCTCGGCTGCAGCGGCTTTCGCGAATTCAAGATCCGGCTCGCGCAGAGCATCGCGCCGGGCGTCTCGTCGGTGTATCGCGACGTCGAGCCCGACGAGCCCGCGCCCGGCATCATCGGCAAGGTGTTCGACCGCACGATCGGCGCGCTGATCGAGGTGCGCAACAGCCTGTCGGCCGGCAGCGTCGCCGATGCGATCGCGCTGCTGTCGAACGCGTCGCGCATCGAGTTCTACGGCGCCGGCGGCTCGGGCATCGCCGCGCAGGACATCCAGCACAAGTTCTTCCGGCTCGGCGTGCCGAGCGTCGCGTATTCGGACCCGCACACGTTCTCGATGTCGTCGGCGCTGCTCGGGCCGCACGACGTCGTCGTCGCGATCTCGAACGCCGGCCGCACGCGCGACATCGTCGATGCCGCACGCTCCGCGCTCGCCTGCGGCGCGAAGGTCGTCGCGATCACGCAGAGCCATTCGCCGCTCGCGAAGCTCGCGACGGTGAGCCTCGCGTCGAACGTTGCCGAGGAAACCGACGTGTTCTCGCCGATGACGTCGCGGATGTCGCATCTCGCGATCGGCGACATCCTCGCGGTCGGCGTCGCCCTGTCGCGCGGGCCGGCGCTGATGGAGCGGGTCGGCCGTGCGAAAGAAGCGATCACGCGCCGCCGGATCGACGACCCGACCAAGGAGTAG
- a CDS encoding CopD family protein, with amino-acid sequence MAMLWVKTFHIVLIAAWFAGLFYLPRIYVNLAMETDPAAVRRLLLMARKLFRFMTMIAVPALACGLWLWLVIGIGQGQGWIHAKVTVVLLLVIYHAYCGHLLRVFERGENRRTDKWYRVFNELPVLGMLVAVALVVIKPF; translated from the coding sequence ATGGCAATGCTCTGGGTCAAGACGTTCCATATCGTTCTGATCGCCGCGTGGTTCGCCGGGCTGTTCTACCTGCCGCGCATCTATGTGAACCTGGCCATGGAAACCGATCCGGCCGCCGTGCGACGCCTGCTGCTGATGGCGCGCAAGCTGTTCCGCTTCATGACGATGATCGCGGTGCCGGCGCTGGCGTGCGGGCTGTGGCTCTGGCTCGTGATCGGCATCGGCCAGGGACAGGGCTGGATTCACGCGAAGGTGACGGTGGTGCTGCTGCTCGTCATCTACCACGCGTATTGCGGGCACCTGCTGCGAGTGTTCGAGCGCGGCGAGAACCGCCGCACCGACAAGTGGTATCGCGTGTTCAACGAGCTGCCGGTGCTCGGCATGCTCGTGGCGGTCGCGCTGGTCGTGATCAAGCCGTTCTGA
- a CDS encoding glutamate-5-semialdehyde dehydrogenase, producing the protein MDIDQYMTDLGRRARHASRAMARASTAAKNAALDAVARAIERDAQALKDANARDVARAREKGLDAAFIDRLTLSDKALKTMVEGLRQVASLADPIGEISNLKYRPSGIQVGQMRVPLGVIGIIYESRPNVTIDAAALCLKSGNATILRGGSEALESNAALAKLIGEGLEAAGLPQDAVQVVATADRAAVGKLITMTESVDVIVPRGGKSLIERLINEARVPMIKHLDGICHVYVDERADLAKALTVCDNAKTHRYGTCNTMETLLVASGIAATLLPPLGKLYRDKAVELRVDAAARAVLDEAGVGPLVDASEEDWYTEYLAPVLAIKVVDGLDAAIEHINHYGSHHTDAIVTEDHDRAMRFLREVDSASVMVNASTRFADGFEFGLGAEIGISNDKLHARGPVGLEGLTSLKYVVLGHGEGRQ; encoded by the coding sequence ATGGATATCGACCAGTACATGACGGACCTGGGCCGCCGTGCCCGGCACGCTTCCCGCGCGATGGCGCGCGCCAGCACGGCCGCGAAGAACGCGGCGCTCGATGCGGTGGCCCGCGCGATCGAGCGCGACGCGCAGGCGCTGAAGGATGCCAACGCGCGCGACGTTGCCCGTGCCCGTGAAAAGGGGCTCGATGCAGCGTTCATCGATCGCCTGACGCTGTCGGACAAGGCGCTGAAGACGATGGTCGAAGGCCTGCGCCAGGTCGCGTCGCTGGCCGATCCGATCGGCGAGATCAGCAATCTCAAGTACCGCCCGAGCGGGATCCAGGTCGGCCAGATGCGCGTGCCGCTCGGCGTGATCGGCATCATCTACGAGTCGCGCCCGAACGTGACGATCGACGCGGCCGCGCTGTGCCTGAAGTCGGGCAACGCGACGATCCTGCGCGGCGGCTCCGAGGCGCTCGAGTCGAACGCGGCGCTCGCGAAGCTGATCGGCGAAGGGCTCGAGGCGGCCGGCCTGCCGCAGGACGCCGTGCAGGTCGTCGCGACGGCCGATCGCGCGGCGGTCGGCAAGCTGATCACGATGACCGAATCTGTCGACGTGATCGTGCCGCGCGGCGGCAAGAGCCTGATCGAGCGCCTGATCAACGAGGCACGCGTGCCGATGATCAAGCACCTCGACGGCATCTGCCATGTGTATGTCGACGAGCGCGCCGATCTGGCCAAGGCGCTGACGGTGTGCGACAACGCGAAGACGCATCGCTACGGCACCTGCAACACGATGGAAACGCTGCTCGTCGCGAGCGGCATCGCGGCGACGCTGCTGCCGCCGCTCGGCAAGCTGTATCGCGACAAGGCGGTCGAACTGCGCGTCGATGCGGCCGCGCGCGCGGTGCTCGACGAGGCGGGTGTCGGCCCGCTCGTCGATGCGAGCGAAGAAGACTGGTACACCGAATATCTCGCGCCGGTGCTCGCGATCAAGGTCGTCGACGGCCTCGACGCGGCGATCGAGCACATCAACCATTACGGCTCGCACCACACCGATGCGATCGTCACCGAGGATCACGACCGCGCGATGCGCTTCCTGCGCGAAGTCGATTCGGCGAGCGTGATGGTCAACGCGTCGACGCGCTTCGCCGACGGCTTCGAATTCGGCCTCGGCGCGGAAATCGGCATCTCGAACGACAAGCTGCACGCGCGCGGTCCCGTCGGCCTGGAAGGGCTCACGTCGCTGAAGTACGTCGTGCTCGGGCACGGCGAAGGCCGCCAGTAA
- the holA gene encoding DNA polymerase III subunit delta, which yields MQLRLDALEPHLAKGMAGLYTVYGDEPLLAQEACDRIRAAARAAGFTERSVHTVERGFDWSVLLGATQAMSLFGERQLIELRIPSGKPGKEGADALKTLAATPNPDALMLVTLPRLDAATQKSAWFTALQNGGVALKIDPVDRAQLPTWIGQRLSMQGQRVAAGDDGRRALQFIAERVEGNLLAAHQEIQKLGLLYPQGALSFEQVHDAVLNVARYDVFKLNEAMLAGDAARLARMIDGLKGEGEAIVLVMWAVVEELRTLLRIKRGTTAGKPLATLLRENRVWGPRERLIGPALNRVSEAVLEKALAFAAKLDRQVKGLSAVTPGRRTQDDPPPDPWDGLFQLAMTVAGARGERPPTAGRVRR from the coding sequence ATGCAATTGCGACTTGATGCGCTGGAGCCGCACCTCGCGAAGGGGATGGCCGGGCTCTACACCGTCTACGGCGACGAGCCGCTGCTCGCGCAGGAAGCGTGCGACCGCATTCGTGCGGCCGCGCGCGCGGCCGGCTTCACCGAGCGTTCGGTGCATACGGTCGAGCGCGGCTTCGACTGGAGCGTGCTGCTCGGCGCGACCCAGGCGATGTCGCTGTTCGGCGAGCGTCAGCTGATCGAGCTGCGCATTCCGTCGGGCAAGCCCGGTAAGGAAGGCGCCGACGCGCTGAAGACGCTCGCGGCAACCCCCAATCCCGACGCGCTGATGCTCGTCACGTTGCCGCGCCTCGACGCGGCGACGCAGAAGTCCGCGTGGTTTACTGCGCTGCAGAACGGCGGCGTCGCGCTGAAGATCGATCCGGTCGACCGTGCGCAGCTGCCGACCTGGATCGGCCAGCGCCTGTCGATGCAGGGCCAGCGCGTCGCTGCCGGCGACGACGGGCGACGCGCGCTGCAGTTCATCGCGGAGCGTGTCGAGGGCAACCTGCTCGCCGCGCACCAGGAAATCCAGAAACTCGGGCTGCTCTATCCGCAGGGCGCGCTGTCGTTCGAGCAGGTGCACGACGCGGTGCTGAACGTTGCGCGCTACGACGTCTTCAAGCTGAACGAGGCGATGCTCGCGGGCGACGCCGCGCGGCTCGCGCGGATGATCGACGGGCTGAAGGGCGAGGGCGAGGCGATCGTGCTCGTGATGTGGGCCGTCGTCGAGGAATTGCGCACGCTGCTGCGGATCAAGCGCGGCACGACGGCCGGCAAGCCGCTGGCCACGCTGCTGCGCGAGAACCGCGTATGGGGCCCGCGCGAGCGGCTGATCGGCCCCGCGCTGAATCGCGTGTCGGAAGCCGTGCTCGAGAAGGCGCTCGCATTCGCCGCGAAGCTCGACCGCCAGGTGAAGGGGCTGTCGGCCGTCACGCCGGGCCGCCGCACGCAGGACGATCCGCCGCCCGATCCGTGGGACGGCCTGTTCCAGCTTGCGATGACGGTGGCGGGCGCCCGCGGCGAGCGACCGCCGACCGCGGGTCGCGTGCGGCGTTAA
- the lptE gene encoding LPS assembly lipoprotein LptE has protein sequence MIRRSFLMLVGSAVALSACGFQLRGQQDYAFKRLLVAGAPAPVEARLVRLVEAGSDTKIVKSADDADAVLRMWESRGQNTLTLNKYGSAQEYALFYTLNYTLTSKDGTVLIPPSAIALNRAMTYSDQYTNAKAQEAEILYGDMENDAVDQLMRRLAIVHSLTPAPEDVVPGVAPGAPLPPPPL, from the coding sequence GTGATCCGCAGATCGTTTTTGATGCTCGTCGGCAGCGCGGTCGCGCTGTCGGCATGCGGCTTCCAGTTGCGCGGCCAGCAGGACTACGCGTTCAAGCGCCTGCTGGTGGCCGGCGCGCCGGCACCCGTCGAGGCGCGCCTCGTGCGCCTCGTCGAGGCCGGCAGCGACACGAAGATCGTCAAGTCGGCGGACGACGCCGACGCCGTGCTGCGCATGTGGGAGTCGCGTGGCCAGAACACGCTGACGCTCAACAAGTACGGCTCGGCGCAGGAGTACGCACTCTTCTACACGTTGAACTACACGCTGACGAGCAAGGACGGCACAGTGCTGATCCCGCCGAGCGCGATCGCGTTGAACCGCGCGATGACGTACAGCGACCAGTACACGAACGCGAAGGCGCAGGAAGCCGAGATCCTGTACGGCGATATGGAGAACGACGCGGTCGACCAGCTGATGCGGCGTCTCGCGATCGTCCACTCGCTGACGCCGGCGCCGGAGGACGTGGTGCCGGGCGTTGCGCCGGGTGCACCGCTGCCGCCGCCGCCACTTTGA